A part of Astatotilapia calliptera chromosome 15, fAstCal1.2, whole genome shotgun sequence genomic DNA contains:
- the LOC113006710 gene encoding sorting nexin-9-like isoform X2 has translation MAAQALVLYDFTAEPGNNELSVREGETITVTDQTVGGGWIQAQNSSGQTGLVPEGYLQIRNTGGVGGGGDLSSGGGAFVSHTQGWDSRGYNPTQHVSLSAVQDDDGEWDDEWDDQSVSSYHDNNQPEGEAGASGRSAHGPSVKISLNKFSFSKGPSPEVFMLARPPADSRERLPVYMGEVGPVWLYPTSPLDCVIADPKKESKMYGLKSFIEYQITPNTTNSPVNHRYKHFDWLYERLLEKFGSILPIPSLPDKQVTGRFDDDFIRMRMEGLQAWMTRMCRHPIVSQSEVFQLFLTHRDEKEWKAGKRKAEKDETVGPMMFSLVEPEAAELDVIQVEQRCEHYSRFTKSMDDGIRELLNVGHAHWKRCTGPLPKEYERIGQAFRNLSTVFITSKYPGEATLTDALTAAGKTYEEIAEVVAQQPQKDLHFLLETNSEYKGLLACFPDIIAVHKAAADKVKEGDRLVSAGKMNNSDRKCMNQRLSCMSYALQAEMNHFHSNRIYDYNRVMQLYLEQQVTFYQQIADKLREALSQFTTL, from the exons ATGGCTGCTCAG GCTCTGGTTCTGTACGACTTCACAGCGGAGCCAGGAAACAACGAGCTGTCGGTGAGAGAGGGGGAGACCATCACTGTGACAGACCAG ACTGTGGGTGGAGGCTGGATCCAGGCCCAGAACTCCAGCGGACAAACCGGCCTTGTACCTGAGGGATATTTACAG ATCAGAAACACTGGTGGTGTTGGAGGAGGCGGCGACCTGAGCTCGGGGGGCGGGGCTTTTGTCAGTCACACACAGGGATGGGACAGTCGAGGATACAATCCCACACAGCACG TGTCCCTATCAGCTGTTCAGGATGATGACGGCGAGTGGGACGACGAATGGGATGACCAGTCGGTGAGCAGTTACCATGACAACAACCAACCGGAAGGGGAGGCCGGAGCCTCAGGACGAAGCGCCCATGGACCCAGTGTTAAGATCTCCCTCAATAA GTTCTCGTTCTCCAAAGGTCCGAGTCCAGAAGTCTTTATGTTAGCCCGACCTCCGGCTGACAGCAGAGAGAGGCTTCCTGTCTAC ATGGGAGAAGTAGGTCCCGTCTGGCTGTACCCGACGTCTCCTCTGGACTGTGTGATTGCTGATCCAAAGAAAGAGTCCAAAATGTACGGACTGAAGAGCTTCATCGAGTACCAGATAACACCCAAT ACAACCAACAGCCCTGTCAATCATCGCTACAAGCACTTTGATTGGCTGTATGAGCGTCTGCTGGAGAAGTTTGGGTCCATACTGCCCATCCCCTCACTGCCTGACAAACAGGTGACAG GCAGGTTTGATGATGACTTCATTAGGATGAGGATGGAGGGTCTGCAGGCCTGGATGACTCGGATGTGTCGGCACCCCATCGTCTCTCAGAGTGAAGTCTTTCAGCTCTTCCTCACCCACAGAGATGAGAAG gaGTGGAAGGCGGGGAAGAGGAAGGCAGAGAAAGACGAGACGGTGGGTCCAATGATGTTCAGTTTGGTTGAACCTGAAGCTGCAGAGCTCGATGTCATCCAGGT tgaacAGAGGTGTGAACACTACAGCCGCTTTACAAAGTCCATGGATGACGGCATCAGAGAGCTGCTGAACGTCGGGCACGCGCACTGGAAACGCTGCACCGGAC CGCTTCCTAAAGAGTATGAGCGCATCGGCCAAGCCTTCAGAAACCTGTCAACTGTATTCATCACCAGCAAAtatccag GCGAGGCGACGTTGACCGACGCTCTGACGGCTGCTGGAAAAACCTACGAGGAGATTGCTGAGGTCGTCGCCCAGcag CCTCAGAAGGACCTCCACTTCCTGTTGGAGACTAACAGCGAGTACAAAGGGTTGCTGGCATGTTTTCCAGACATCATCGCTGTACACAAG gctGCTGCAGATAAAGTGAAGGAAGGTGATCGTTTGgtttctgcaggaaaaatgaacaACAGCGACAGGAAGTGCATGAACCAGCGGCTCAGCTGCATGAGCTACGCCCTGCAGG CTGAGATGAACCATTTCCATAGCAACCGTATCTACGACTACAACCGAGTGATGCAGCTTTACCTGGAGCAGCAGGTCACCTTCTACCAGCAG atcgcAGATAAGCTGAGAGAAGCTCTGAGCCAGTTCACCACGCTGTGA
- the LOC113006710 gene encoding sorting nexin-9-like isoform X3 — protein sequence MCVCALQALVLYDFTAEPGNNELSVREGETITVTDQTVGGGWIQAQNSSGQTGLVPEGYLQIRNTGGVGGGGDLSSGGGAFVSHTQGWDSRGYNPTQHAVQDDDGEWDDEWDDQSVSSYHDNNQPEGEAGASGRSAHGPSVKISLNKFSFSKGPSPEVFMLARPPADSRERLPVYMGEVGPVWLYPTSPLDCVIADPKKESKMYGLKSFIEYQITPNTTNSPVNHRYKHFDWLYERLLEKFGSILPIPSLPDKQVTGRFDDDFIRMRMEGLQAWMTRMCRHPIVSQSEVFQLFLTHRDEKEWKAGKRKAEKDETVGPMMFSLVEPEAAELDVIQVEQRCEHYSRFTKSMDDGIRELLNVGHAHWKRCTGPLPKEYERIGQAFRNLSTVFITSKYPGEATLTDALTAAGKTYEEIAEVVAQQPQKDLHFLLETNSEYKGLLACFPDIIAVHKAAADKVKEGDRLVSAGKMNNSDRKCMNQRLSCMSYALQAEMNHFHSNRIYDYNRVMQLYLEQQVTFYQQIADKLREALSQFTTL from the exons atgtgtgtgtgcgctctcCAGGCTCTGGTTCTGTACGACTTCACAGCGGAGCCAGGAAACAACGAGCTGTCGGTGAGAGAGGGGGAGACCATCACTGTGACAGACCAG ACTGTGGGTGGAGGCTGGATCCAGGCCCAGAACTCCAGCGGACAAACCGGCCTTGTACCTGAGGGATATTTACAG ATCAGAAACACTGGTGGTGTTGGAGGAGGCGGCGACCTGAGCTCGGGGGGCGGGGCTTTTGTCAGTCACACACAGGGATGGGACAGTCGAGGATACAATCCCACACAGCACG CTGTTCAGGATGATGACGGCGAGTGGGACGACGAATGGGATGACCAGTCGGTGAGCAGTTACCATGACAACAACCAACCGGAAGGGGAGGCCGGAGCCTCAGGACGAAGCGCCCATGGACCCAGTGTTAAGATCTCCCTCAATAA GTTCTCGTTCTCCAAAGGTCCGAGTCCAGAAGTCTTTATGTTAGCCCGACCTCCGGCTGACAGCAGAGAGAGGCTTCCTGTCTAC ATGGGAGAAGTAGGTCCCGTCTGGCTGTACCCGACGTCTCCTCTGGACTGTGTGATTGCTGATCCAAAGAAAGAGTCCAAAATGTACGGACTGAAGAGCTTCATCGAGTACCAGATAACACCCAAT ACAACCAACAGCCCTGTCAATCATCGCTACAAGCACTTTGATTGGCTGTATGAGCGTCTGCTGGAGAAGTTTGGGTCCATACTGCCCATCCCCTCACTGCCTGACAAACAGGTGACAG GCAGGTTTGATGATGACTTCATTAGGATGAGGATGGAGGGTCTGCAGGCCTGGATGACTCGGATGTGTCGGCACCCCATCGTCTCTCAGAGTGAAGTCTTTCAGCTCTTCCTCACCCACAGAGATGAGAAG gaGTGGAAGGCGGGGAAGAGGAAGGCAGAGAAAGACGAGACGGTGGGTCCAATGATGTTCAGTTTGGTTGAACCTGAAGCTGCAGAGCTCGATGTCATCCAGGT tgaacAGAGGTGTGAACACTACAGCCGCTTTACAAAGTCCATGGATGACGGCATCAGAGAGCTGCTGAACGTCGGGCACGCGCACTGGAAACGCTGCACCGGAC CGCTTCCTAAAGAGTATGAGCGCATCGGCCAAGCCTTCAGAAACCTGTCAACTGTATTCATCACCAGCAAAtatccag GCGAGGCGACGTTGACCGACGCTCTGACGGCTGCTGGAAAAACCTACGAGGAGATTGCTGAGGTCGTCGCCCAGcag CCTCAGAAGGACCTCCACTTCCTGTTGGAGACTAACAGCGAGTACAAAGGGTTGCTGGCATGTTTTCCAGACATCATCGCTGTACACAAG gctGCTGCAGATAAAGTGAAGGAAGGTGATCGTTTGgtttctgcaggaaaaatgaacaACAGCGACAGGAAGTGCATGAACCAGCGGCTCAGCTGCATGAGCTACGCCCTGCAGG CTGAGATGAACCATTTCCATAGCAACCGTATCTACGACTACAACCGAGTGATGCAGCTTTACCTGGAGCAGCAGGTCACCTTCTACCAGCAG atcgcAGATAAGCTGAGAGAAGCTCTGAGCCAGTTCACCACGCTGTGA
- the LOC113006710 gene encoding sorting nexin-9-like isoform X1: MCVCALQALVLYDFTAEPGNNELSVREGETITVTDQTVGGGWIQAQNSSGQTGLVPEGYLQIRNTGGVGGGGDLSSGGGAFVSHTQGWDSRGYNPTQHVSLSAVQDDDGEWDDEWDDQSVSSYHDNNQPEGEAGASGRSAHGPSVKISLNKFSFSKGPSPEVFMLARPPADSRERLPVYMGEVGPVWLYPTSPLDCVIADPKKESKMYGLKSFIEYQITPNTTNSPVNHRYKHFDWLYERLLEKFGSILPIPSLPDKQVTGRFDDDFIRMRMEGLQAWMTRMCRHPIVSQSEVFQLFLTHRDEKEWKAGKRKAEKDETVGPMMFSLVEPEAAELDVIQVEQRCEHYSRFTKSMDDGIRELLNVGHAHWKRCTGPLPKEYERIGQAFRNLSTVFITSKYPGEATLTDALTAAGKTYEEIAEVVAQQPQKDLHFLLETNSEYKGLLACFPDIIAVHKAAADKVKEGDRLVSAGKMNNSDRKCMNQRLSCMSYALQAEMNHFHSNRIYDYNRVMQLYLEQQVTFYQQIADKLREALSQFTTL, translated from the exons atgtgtgtgtgcgctctcCAGGCTCTGGTTCTGTACGACTTCACAGCGGAGCCAGGAAACAACGAGCTGTCGGTGAGAGAGGGGGAGACCATCACTGTGACAGACCAG ACTGTGGGTGGAGGCTGGATCCAGGCCCAGAACTCCAGCGGACAAACCGGCCTTGTACCTGAGGGATATTTACAG ATCAGAAACACTGGTGGTGTTGGAGGAGGCGGCGACCTGAGCTCGGGGGGCGGGGCTTTTGTCAGTCACACACAGGGATGGGACAGTCGAGGATACAATCCCACACAGCACG TGTCCCTATCAGCTGTTCAGGATGATGACGGCGAGTGGGACGACGAATGGGATGACCAGTCGGTGAGCAGTTACCATGACAACAACCAACCGGAAGGGGAGGCCGGAGCCTCAGGACGAAGCGCCCATGGACCCAGTGTTAAGATCTCCCTCAATAA GTTCTCGTTCTCCAAAGGTCCGAGTCCAGAAGTCTTTATGTTAGCCCGACCTCCGGCTGACAGCAGAGAGAGGCTTCCTGTCTAC ATGGGAGAAGTAGGTCCCGTCTGGCTGTACCCGACGTCTCCTCTGGACTGTGTGATTGCTGATCCAAAGAAAGAGTCCAAAATGTACGGACTGAAGAGCTTCATCGAGTACCAGATAACACCCAAT ACAACCAACAGCCCTGTCAATCATCGCTACAAGCACTTTGATTGGCTGTATGAGCGTCTGCTGGAGAAGTTTGGGTCCATACTGCCCATCCCCTCACTGCCTGACAAACAGGTGACAG GCAGGTTTGATGATGACTTCATTAGGATGAGGATGGAGGGTCTGCAGGCCTGGATGACTCGGATGTGTCGGCACCCCATCGTCTCTCAGAGTGAAGTCTTTCAGCTCTTCCTCACCCACAGAGATGAGAAG gaGTGGAAGGCGGGGAAGAGGAAGGCAGAGAAAGACGAGACGGTGGGTCCAATGATGTTCAGTTTGGTTGAACCTGAAGCTGCAGAGCTCGATGTCATCCAGGT tgaacAGAGGTGTGAACACTACAGCCGCTTTACAAAGTCCATGGATGACGGCATCAGAGAGCTGCTGAACGTCGGGCACGCGCACTGGAAACGCTGCACCGGAC CGCTTCCTAAAGAGTATGAGCGCATCGGCCAAGCCTTCAGAAACCTGTCAACTGTATTCATCACCAGCAAAtatccag GCGAGGCGACGTTGACCGACGCTCTGACGGCTGCTGGAAAAACCTACGAGGAGATTGCTGAGGTCGTCGCCCAGcag CCTCAGAAGGACCTCCACTTCCTGTTGGAGACTAACAGCGAGTACAAAGGGTTGCTGGCATGTTTTCCAGACATCATCGCTGTACACAAG gctGCTGCAGATAAAGTGAAGGAAGGTGATCGTTTGgtttctgcaggaaaaatgaacaACAGCGACAGGAAGTGCATGAACCAGCGGCTCAGCTGCATGAGCTACGCCCTGCAGG CTGAGATGAACCATTTCCATAGCAACCGTATCTACGACTACAACCGAGTGATGCAGCTTTACCTGGAGCAGCAGGTCACCTTCTACCAGCAG atcgcAGATAAGCTGAGAGAAGCTCTGAGCCAGTTCACCACGCTGTGA